The Hemiscyllium ocellatum isolate sHemOce1 chromosome 27 unlocalized genomic scaffold, sHemOce1.pat.X.cur. SUPER_27_unloc_2, whole genome shotgun sequence genome includes a region encoding these proteins:
- the LOC132807682 gene encoding zinc finger protein 850-like, with product MSVRQRSHTGERLCKCEDCGKRFLYPSQLKIHQRSHTGEKPFSCSDCGMGFALSSNLLKHRRVHTGERPFTCSVCGMGFTQTTHLLKHQLVHTGERPFTCSTCGKGFTLSSSLLIHQRIHNGERPFTCSTCGKGFTLSSSLLRHQRVHTGEKPFTCPVCGKGFTQSSYLLEHQRVHTTERPFTCSECGKGFTRSSKLLVHQRVHTGEKPFTCSECGRGFTHSSNLLRHQRVHTGERPFPCTECGKAFTQTIHLLIHQRIHTGEKPFPCSVCGKGFADSTSLLIHQRVHTGERPFACSLCGRRFTRSSKLLTHQQIHKKNPTINFSWENAVTNLTVPQCYLITPGHINHFISGCFSRSCVGLAPVRLVQVHRELALYFFQKRSPAAIRSNEWRQLYPSPLAGLTVAGAPSPEGDAQAQRLEHARRGRGEGNSPYPSPPRGGRGGGSLRERGHFEGCFRIQKSVEISLNQLLNLEGIKDTDTMEKPWKCGDCGKGFRYPSGLETHQRSHTGERPFSCSVCGKGFTQSSSLYTHQHVHTGEKPFTCSVCGQGFNALSTLRTHEQVHSDERPFKCSDCEKSFKSRKDILIHQRSHTGERPFICKVCGKGFTQSSHLLTHQLVHTDERPFKCSDCLKSFKSKKDLLNHQRALTGERPFICSVCGKGFTSSSYLLTHQFVHTDERPFGCPDCEKKFKCRKHLLKHQYTHTGERPFSCSICAKGFTRLSHLLRHHRVHTGERPFSCADCKQEFVDSSDLLIHQRVHSGERPYTCSLCGKRFTQSSHLTTHQLVHTEERPFQCSDCEKRFKSKQNLLKHKQIHTGDGPFICSVCGKGFAQSHNLLRHQQLHLREQQLDPAVIADVSCIQE from the exons ATGTCCGTACGTcagcgcagtcacactggggagagacttTGTAAATGTGAGGATTGTGGGAAGCGATTTCTTTACCCTTCCCAGCTGAAAATTCACcagcgcagtcacactggggagaagccattctcctgctccGATTGTGGGATGGGATTCGCTCTGTCTTCCAACCTGCTCAAACACCggcgggttcacactggggagaggcctttcacttgctctgtgtgtgggatGGGATTCACTCAGACAACtcacctgctgaagcaccagctcGTTCACACTGGCGAGCGACCGTTCACTTGCTCCacgtgtgggaaaggattcactttGTCCTCCAGCCTACTAATACATCAGCGAATTCACaacggggagaggccgttcacttgCTCCACGTGCGGTAAAGGATTCACTCTGTCTTCGAGCTTGCTGAGACACCAGCGCGTTCACACTGGCGAGAAACCATTCACTTGCcctgtgtgtgggaagggattcactcagtcgtcctACCTGTTGgaacaccagcgggttcacacgaCAGAGAGACCTTTCACCTGTTCTGAAtgcgggaaaggattcactcgctCGTCTAAACTCCTGGtccaccagcgggttcacaccggggagaaacCGTTCACCTGTTCGGAATGTGGGAGGGGGTTTACTCACTCCTCgaacctgctgcggcaccagcgagttcacaccggggagaggccgttcccctgtACGGAGTGCGGGAAAGCATTCACGCAGACAATTCACCTCCTGATACACCAGCGAATTCACACCGGAGAGAAACCGTTTCCCTGCTCTGTGTGTGGAAAAGGCTTTGCTGACTCGACCTCCCTGCTgatacaccagcgagttcacactggggagaggccgttcgctTGCTCCTTGTGCGGGAGACGATTCACTCGGTCATCCAAACTGTTAACGCACCAGCAAATccacaaaaaaaaccccacaa TCAATTTCTCTTGGGAGAATGCCGTCACCAACTTGACGGTGCCACAATGCTATCTCATCACCCCCGGCCACATTAACCATTTCATTTCTGGCTGTTTCTCGAGGAGCTGCGTGGGCTTGGCACCTGTTCGTTTAGTGCAGGTTCACCGTGAACTTGCACTTTATTTCTTTCAG aaaAGGTCACCGGCCGCCATTCGGTCCAACGAATGGCGGCAACTTTACCCATCGCCCCTCGCGGGGCTGACAGTGGCCGGTGCACCTTCGCCAGAAGGCGATGCGCAGGCGCAGCGTCTGGAGCATGCGCGGCGCGGTCGGGGAGAAGGAAACTCCCCCTACCCCTCCCCTCCCAGGGGTGGACGGGGCGGCGGCTCCCTCCGGGAACGCGG GCATTTTGAAGGTTGTTTTCGAATCCAGAAG TCTGTGGAGATCAGTTTGAATCAATTGTTGAACCTGGAAGGAATCAAGGACACTGACaccatggagaaaccatggaagtgtggagATTGTGGGAAGGGATTCCGTTACCCTTCAGGGTTGGAAACTCATCaacgcagtcacactggggagaggccgttcagctgctctgtgtgtgggaaaggattcactcagtcatccagCCTCTATACACACCAGCatgttcacactggggagaagccattcacctgctctgtgtgtgggcAGGGCTTTAATGCTTTATCAACCCTCCGGACCCACGAGCAGGTTCACTCTGATGAGAGACCATTTAAATGTTCTGACTGTGAGAAGAGTTTTAAAAGCAGAAAGGATATATTGATACATCaacgcagtcacactggggagagaccgttcATCTGTAAAGTGTGTGGGAAAGGGTTCACTCAGTCATCCCACCTCTTGACACACCAACTGGTTCACACTGATGAGAGACCCTTTAAATGTTCTGACTGTTTGAAGAGCTTTAAAAGTAAAAAGGATTTACTGAACCACCAACGTGCTTTGACTGGGGAGAGACCGTTCATCTGCTCAgtttgtgggaagggattcactagTTCATCCTACCTTCTGACACATCAATTTGTTCACACTGATGAAAGACCTTTTGGATGTCCTgactgtgagaagaaattcaAATGCAGAAAGCACTTGCTTAAACACCAGTACACTCACACTGgtgagaggccgttctcctgctcTATCTGTGcgaaaggattcactcgattatCCCACTTACTGAGACACCATCGagttcacacaggggagaggccgttctcgtGTGCTGACTGCAAACAGGAGTTTGTCGATTCATCCGACCTTCTGatccaccagcgagttcacagtGGGGAGAGACCATACACCTGCTCGCTGTGTGGCAAGcgattcactcagtcatcccacCTCACGACACACCAACTGGTTCACACTGAAGAGAGACCCTTTCAATGTTCTGACTGCGAGAAGCGGTTCAAAAGTAAACAGAACCTGCTGAAACATAAACAAATTCACACTGGAGATGGACCGTTCATCTGCTCCGTGTGCGGGAAAGGATTCGCTCAGTCTCACAACCTCCTGAGACACCAGCAACTTCACCTGCGAGAGCAGCAATTGGATCCTGCCGTTATCGCTGATGTTAGCTGCATCCAGGAGTGA